TGCCCATTTGAAGGGAAATTTCTTATGCCTAGAAGAAGATTCACGCCGGAGCAGATTATCCAGCATCTCCGCGAAGCGGAGGTGCTTCTTTCTCAGGACAAGACGATTGCCCAGGCCTGCAAGGCGATCGGTGTCACGGAGCAG
This window of the Blastopirellula marina genome carries:
- a CDS encoding transposase gives rise to the protein MPRRRFTPEQIIQHLREAEVLLSQDKTIAQACKAIGVTEQ